The genomic DNA GAACTACAGCGTGTTCGTCGATGAAGGCCTGTCGCCGGAATCGCTGGCGACGTGCCTCACCGCGCTGCGAACAGCGTCGACCGGCCGCGTGATTTGCGTCTTCAATTCGACCGCGGATCATAGCCGACTATTGCGAACCCGACTGGCTCGCACCGTCGAACAAGCTTGCGACTTGGCGATCATCACCGAAAGCCCGACGGGCGGGGTTGAATCGCCCAGCGAGCTCGCCAACGGATTCCGTGATGCAAACAAGCGGTCGATCGTCGCCGATCGAACCGATGCGATTCGCGAAGCGCTGAAGCAAGCACAACCCGGCGATAGCGTGTTGATCGCCGGCCAAGGAGCGGCGACGTATTCCATCGCCGATCGAGAACAAGACTATTGGGACGACCGACAAGTGGTACGCCAGTACCTCTATCAACTGACGCACGATGAATCACGAGCCGACAACGCGGCCTAACGAGGAGCAGTCGAACAAACCAACACACCGAAACATTGGATGAAGTATTGTCGTAGACGATGGGTTTGCGGGAACTACATCGTCTCCCTCCCTCCTGGGTTTGGAGCATTTTGTTTATTGAAGCGGTCTCTGGGTCGATCGCTTCGGTAAACGCTTCGCGGCAATACTTCATTGACTGTTCGTCGGAGCGATCGCAAGATCGCTCCGACGACAGGGAACACGCGACATCCGGCGTCGGGCCACGAGCCCGCGCCGGATGTCGTTTTTTACTGGGCAAGTTCGTTCAGCGAAGCCGGTTGCACGACGGCGGCGGAGGCGAAATCGCTCTCCCTGCCGGCCTCGACCGACTTAGCCCGGCCCACGGGGTTGTCGATTCGCGCCTAACACCTTATAGAAGTAGTCTCCTGCGGCCGAAAAAAGTCTCGACCGCACCGATTTTCGAGCATCCGACTTTCGCTCGCCGAGGCTTCGCGGAATAAAGCGCACTATGGCATTCACGACCGGGCTGGAAAACTGCGTGCGGCAACAAGTGCCGCTGGCTCCTTACACTTGGTTTCGCCTCGGCGGCCCGGCGCAATACTTCGCCGAACCTTCGACGCCGGAACAACTTCAAGCCGTGGTTCGTCGTGCGAAAGCCGAAGGCCTGCCGGCCCGCGTGCTCGGCGGAGGCTCGAATCTGCTGATTCGCGAAGCGGGAGTCGCCGGGGTCGTCATTCGCTTAGCCGCCCCCTGCTTCGAGCGGATCACGATCGAAGGCAACAAACTGCAAGCCGGCGCCGGCGCCAAGCTCGGGTATGCCGTTACGCAAGCCGTCACGGAAGGGCTCGCCGGCCTGGAATCGCTCATCGGCATTCCGGGAACCATCGGCGGCGCGCTGCGCATGAACTCCGGCAGCCGGAGCGGCGACATCGGCCAGTGGACCGCGAAGGCGACCGTCATGGACGACGCCGGCGAGATCATGACCCGCTCGCGCGAGGAGCTGGTCTTCGCCTATCGCGAGAGCAGCCTCGACGAGCTATTGATCGTCTCGGCCGAGTTCGAGCTCGAGTCCGACGACCCCGTCGAGCTGACGAAGCGAATGCAAAAGCAATGGATCGTGAAGAAGTCGAAAGTGCCGCTCGGCCATCAAGCGACGGGACTGATCTTCAAGAACCCCCAAGGCATGAGCGCCGGCGATCTGATCGAACAGGCGGGCCTGAAGGGGGCGCGGGTCGGAGGTGCCGAAATCTCCGACCGCCACGCCAACTACATCGTCGTCGATGAAAAAGGATCGAGCGACGACGTGCTCCGCCTGATCGAACACATCCGGACGCGTGTGCAAGAACGGCTTTCGATCGATCTCGAAAACGAAATCCAGATTTGGTAGTCGGCGATGGTTCGATAACGGAAACTCAACTCGGCGTCGTTTAGAAATCGTCCGTATGGATGCGGCGATTCTTACGAGGCAATTTTCTCACAGTCCGGCTGAATCATTATGGGCAAGGAAGCCAAATCCGTCGGGCCGGGCGTGCCCGTGCTCGGGCCGCTGTTCGGGATCTTGTTCGGCCGCCGCGTCGGGCCGTTGCTGGCGATCATGATCGTCTTCGGCGGCGGCGGCTATTGGGCTTGGTCGCGGCTGCGCGAGTCGGTCGTCGTCGAAGAGCATTATCGCGTGTCGTTAGAGTCGATCGCGGTCTCCCCACAGCCGGAGTGGATCCGAGCCGACGTGAAAAACGAAGCGCTGCGCGACGCCAGCCTGGAGTTTCCGCTCTCGCTTCTCGACGAGCAATTATCGGAGCGCATCGCCAAGGCGTTCGCGTTTCATCCCTGGGTCGCCGAAGTGAAGCAAGTTCGTAAGACGGTACCGGCCGGCATCTTCGCCGAGCTCGTCTATCGCAAGCCGGTCTGCATGGTCGAGCTTCCTGACCGCCTGGGCCTTTACGCAATCGATGCCGGCGCTTATCTGTTGCCGACCAAAGACTTTCTCGATGCCCCGCGCAAGGCCGGCACTTATCCGCGACTCGCCGGCATCACGAACATGAACATGGGGCGCGTCGGCGTCCGCTGGCCGGATCCCGTCGTGCAAGGGGGAGCCCTCATCGCCGCGGCAACGGAGAACGCCTGGACGAAGCTGAGCCTCGCCCGAATCGTTCCCGCGGCGGAAAACTCGGCCGCCGCGACGCCGCAATTCGAACTACTCACGCGCGCAGGGACGCGCGTCGTTTGGGGTTCCGCGCCCGGCGCCGAAACCGGGGAGGAAATGCCGGCGACTCGCAAAGTGGAGAGCATGCTCCGTTATAGAGCAGATCATGGCTCGTTGGAAGGAACGGCCGGCCCGCAACGGCTCGATCTGCGAGGTAAGTCGATCATCGCGACCGCTTCGATCAGAAACCCGACCGACGTGAAGCGACGTTAAGTGCGTGCCGCCGGTAAGACGTGCGGAAAGATCTCTTCCAAGACTTTGACGCTCACCGGCTTGACCATGTGGTCGTCGAAACCGGCATCGAGCGAACGGCGGCGATCTTCCGACTGACCGTAACCGGTGAGAGCTACGAGGTAGATCGGCGCGAGTCGCGGTCGCTCGCGCAGCCGCTTCGCGACCTCATAGCCGCTCAGGCCCGGCAAGCCGATATCGAGCAACACGAGTTGCGGCAGGAACTCTTCGGCCTTTTCGACGGCCGAGATGCCGTCGTAAGCCACGACGACTTCGTGCTTCCAAAACTTACGCAGCATCGTAGCGAGCGTCATCGCCGAGCCGACGTTGTCTTCGACAACCAACACCTTGAGCGGTAGCACCGGCCCCGGCTTCCATTCTTCGCGGCGTTCGACGGTCGTGGCGACTTCGTTCGCCAACCGCACGATGAACTCGCTCCCCAGATCGGGCCCTTCGCTATGCGCTTCGACCGTGCCGCCGTGCATCTCGACGATGCTGCGCACGACGGTCAAGCCGATGCCGAGCCCCCCTTGGGCCCGCTCGACCGACCGATCGGATTGCGTAAAGAGATCGAACACTTTCGGCAACAATACCTTTTCGATTCCCATCCCCTCATCACGAACGTGAATCGCCACTCCTCCCTGCTCGCGCGTGACGAACAGCCGGACGTGCGCCCCTTCGGGAGAATACTTCGAGGCGTTGTGCAGCAGATTGGAAACGACTTGGCAGAGCCGAACCGAATCGGCCTTGAGATGAATCGGCTCCGGCGTGAAGGTTAGTTCCACCTTCTGCCGTTTGTGATCGAACAGCGGTAACGTCGTTTCGACGGCGCGGCGCAGCACGTCCTCGAGCGAAACCGATTCCAAGCGGAGCTCGATCTTGCCGCGCATGATGCGCGAGACGTCGAGCAGGTC from Planctomycetia bacterium includes the following:
- the murB gene encoding UDP-N-acetylmuramate dehydrogenase, which encodes MAFTTGLENCVRQQVPLAPYTWFRLGGPAQYFAEPSTPEQLQAVVRRAKAEGLPARVLGGGSNLLIREAGVAGVVIRLAAPCFERITIEGNKLQAGAGAKLGYAVTQAVTEGLAGLESLIGIPGTIGGALRMNSGSRSGDIGQWTAKATVMDDAGEIMTRSREELVFAYRESSLDELLIVSAEFELESDDPVELTKRMQKQWIVKKSKVPLGHQATGLIFKNPQGMSAGDLIEQAGLKGARVGGAEISDRHANYIVVDEKGSSDDVLRLIEHIRTRVQERLSIDLENEIQIW